The genomic stretch tactcatactgtgctgtgtgatctccatgctccatccagtgagtaagcattaccttgtactcatactgtgctgtgtgatctccatgctcccctccagtgactaagcattacctggtactcatactgtgctgtgtgatctccatgctccatccagtgactaagcattaccttgtactcatactgtgctgtgtgatctccatgttccatccagtgactaagcattacctggtactcatactgtgctgtgtgatctccatgctcccctccagtgactaagcattaccttgtactcatactgtgctgtgtgatctccatgctcccatccactgactaagcattaccttgtactcatactgtgctgtgtaatctccatgctcccacccagtgactaagcattaccttgtactcatactgtgctgcgtgatctccatgctccatccagtgactaagcattaccttgtactcatactatgctgtgcgatctccatgctcccctccagtgactaagcattaccttgtactcatactgtgctgtgtgatctccatgctccatccagtgactaagcattaccttgtactcatactgtgctgtgtgatctccatgctcccctccagtgactgactaagcattaccttgtactcatactgtgctgtgtgacctccatgctcccatccagtgaatgactaagcattaccttgtactcatactgtgctgtgtgatctccatgccccatccagtgactgactaagcattaccttgtactcatactgtgctgtgtgatctccatgctccatccagtgactaagcattaccttgtactcatactgtgctgtgtgatctccatgctccatccagtgactaagcattaccttgtactcatactgtgctgtgtgatctccatgctcccctccagtgactgactaagcattaccttgtactcatactgtgctgtgtgatctccatgctcccctccagtgactgactaagcattaccttgtactcatactgtgctgtgtgatctccatgctcccctccagtgactaagcattaccttgtactcatactgtgctgtgtgatctccatgctcccctccagtgactaagcattaccttgtactcatactgtgctgtgtgatctccatgctcccatccagtgactaagcattaccttgtactcatactgtgctgtgtgatctccatgctccatccagcgactaagcattaccttgtactcatactgtgctgtgtgatctccatgctcccctccagtgactaagcattaccttgtactcatactgtgctgtgtgatctccatgctcccctccagtgactaagcattaccttgtactcatactgtgctgtgtgatctccatgctcccatccagtgactaagcattaccttgtactcatactgtgctgtgtgatctccatgctccatccagtgactaagcattaccttgtactcatactgtgctgtgtgatctccatgctcccctccagtgactaagcattaccttgtactcatactgtgctgcgtgatctccatgctcccctccagtgactgactaagcattaccttgtactcatactgtgctgtgtgatctccatgctcccctccagtgactaagcattaccttgtactcatactgtgctgtgtgatctccatgctccatccagtgactaagcattaccttgtactcatactgtgctgcgtgatctccatgctcccctccagtgactgactaagcattaccttgtactcatactgtgctgtgtgatctccatgctcccctccagtgactaagcattaccttgtactcatactgtgctgtgtaatctccatgctccatccagtgactaagcattaccttgtactcatactgtgctgtgtgatctccatgctccatccagtgactaagcattaccttgtactcatactgtgctgcgtgatctccatgctcccctccagtgactgactaagcattaccttgtactcatactgtgctgtgtgatctgcatgctcccctccagtgactaagcattaccttgtactcatactgtgctgtgtaatctccatgctcccatccagtgactaagcattaccttgtactcatactgtgctgtgtgatctccatgctccatccagtgactaagcattaccttgtactcatactgtgctgtgtgatctccatgctccatccagtgactaagcattaccttgtactcatactgtgctgtgtgatctccatgctccatccagtgactaagcattaccttgtactcatactgtgctgtgtgatctccatgctccatccagtgactaagcattaccttgtactcatactgtgctgtgtgatctccatgctcccctccagtgactaagcattacctggtactcatactgtgctgtgtgatctccatgctccatccagtgactaagcattaccttgtactcatactgtgccgtgtgatctggttttcttgtattcctgtattgtcatattgctgtatgtcacccctaaatattgtctgtaacctaaactaatgtccagcgctgcgtaatatgttggcgctttataaatacaataaataaataaaatgttataaaaaaaaataaagaagtaTACAActaaacataaaaatatgagactcttctctttgctactaatgttctattcattatctgtactacacatacaattcattatatcatacgttgtttttcgcttcaggtcTGGTTTAAGTGTGTGAGCCTGGagtcaggagagagagagagagagagagagagagagcacttaCTGCATGTGAGGTGTGTCCCTCTGTAGGGTGCTCCGGTCTGTGTGTGGCTGTATTTATCTGTCTCTGACACCCCCGGGAATACTGTCACTGCACATCAATAACCTGCCCTGTACTCCTTGTGTATCTGACTAATTATTTACATAACTGAGTGACAAAATAATCACCTGTTTATCAACAATTATAGTCCATAGGGGGCGACACACTCCCCTCCCCGCACCCCTCGTCCATCTTTTGGGTCCCCCCAGATATCACATAGCCAGAGGAATTCCTTAGATACACATATTACCAAACAATACGTCAGGATGCCAttattttcaaaaaataaaattaaaatcataaagtCCTTTCTTTAATTTGCCTTAATTAGCAGTAATAATGTGGGGCTGATTTAATATTTCCCTCCTTAGTCACAATGATCTTAATTTACAAAGTGCCAGTAAAAtaaatgtgtacacacacacagcgcaaATCAAACTTACTGGCAATTGCGCACACAGTATGACAAGGGTGCACACATAGCCAGGGCTGGTGCTTCCACagaagcaaagggggcaattgcccgagGGCCCCAAAACTTGTAGggtcccccaaggtgtctccctccCCTTTAACTGAactgtgctccccggggcccctgcaatGTCTTTGGCAGAGTATCATTCCACCTGTCCTGGTGGGCGAATTGCAGGGCCTCGGGGGAGCACAATTAAGTTGGGGCGTGATCGGGGGGGCAACCggttcaggggccctggggggaaATATGGCAGCAATAAAGGGTGCCattgcttttttggggggttcgTAGGGATATCTGTATTGGCCCCCCTAGGTTGATTTTGCCTGGAGACCCCATTGACACTAGAACCTGTCCTGCACACAGTGCAACTTGTGTTAAGTTCACACCATCCATTTTGTTAGTATAACCCAAGGCGTGCTATGTGCGCACAACACACCTTGCTTGTGTAACCTACAGTAACATTGTGCTGCCTGATCACGTGTCCATTTCACCAGCCCAATGACACGTGATCGGGACTTGCCCCCTACTttaacaccttcaaacaagccctcttcAAGGAGGCTTCCCGACCTTGACCTCCCTGCTGCCCCAACTCTCTCTGCTGAAACCCTCTTGATGCAGCTCCCCTTCTATCATGTCACCTCACCACCCCCTCCCTTGTAACACTTTCACAGGGCTCATCCTCCTTGTGTATCCTACCTGATCGTGCATCCTGCTTACAGAATAATGTGAACTTATATTAatgggactactactccagtgtattatctggcattgtggcccatatgcaataactttttttcctgcgttttctTCTGggagatatttttacaccttttcAATATAataccctttaaaccaccagcaatcaagaaaatactcaatttaATTGTAATAGTACTTCTTCaactacttttttgtactttttcaacttcaaagtgatgaaaagttattttaaccaccaccctggcgttctgattaaatcgccagggtggctgcgggagggttttttttaaataaaaaaaaaactatttcatgcagccaactgaaagttggctgcatgaaagcccactagagggcgctccggaggcgatcttccgatcgcctccggcgcccagaataaacaaggaaggccgcaatgagcggccttccttgttttgcttatatcgtcgccatagcgacgagcggagtgacgtcatcgacgtcagccgacgtcctgacgtcagccgcctccgatccagcccttagcgctggccggaactttttgttccggctacgctgggctcaggcggctggggggaccctctttcgccgctgctcgcggcgaatcgccgcagagcggcggcgatcaggcagcacacgcggctggcaaagtgccggctgcgtgtgctgctttttatttcattaaaatcggcccagcagggcctgagcggcagccgctggcggtgttggacgagctgagctcgtccagaccgctcagctggttaatgagtagatgaaaaattacctcctaggaaaaaactcaggagaaaacattaattgcatatgggcagtggtccatatgcaattcactttttctcctctgttttctcctaggagatattttttaaccattttcgccttttggatgtgactttcacatccaaaaggctgctgtgcGCATTTATGATTtgaggagcccccctcccccccgcaagACGAAaatagccggcagcgatcagacccccccagcaggacatcctcctagtggggaaaaaagggggggggagtctggtcgccctggctctatcctgatctgtgctgcgggctggagagcccacacagcacagatcaggtaaaaatggcctggtccttaagtggttaaatagtgtaataaccaggacaaaggggcaaataaaatatgtgggtttcaattatggtagcatgtattattttaaagctataatggctgaaaactaagaaataatgatttttttttcatttttttcttaatattccagttaaaatgcatttagaataagttatttcttagcaaaatataccaaccaaagaaagtctaattgggggcggaaaaaaacaagatatacatcaattcattgtgataagtagtgataacgttattggcaaatgaatgggaggtgaaaattgctcggatgcatgaggtgaAAAGCGACTTAAggcagaagtggttaaacaagaaaatacttaaaataattttgatagtactttttcaccatcaTTTAGGTAATCGTAAAATATTTAAGActtattttaaccaccctggcgttctattaagatcgccagggcggctgcgggagggttttttttaaataaaaaaaaaactatttcatgcagccaactgaaagttggctgcatgaaagcccactagatggcgctccggaggcgttcttccgatcgcctccggcagccagaagtaacacggaaggccgcaatgagcagccttccgtgtttggcttctcctgtcgccatggcgacgagcggagtgacgtcatggacgtcagccgacgtcctgacgtcagccgcctccgatccagcccttagcgctggccggaactatttgttccggctgcgcagggctcaggcggctggggggaccctctttcgccgctgctcgcggcagatcgccgcagagcggcggcgatcgggcagcacacgcggctggcaaagtgccggctgcgtgtgctgctctttatttgagcaaaatcggcccagcagggcctgagcggcagccatcggcggtgatggacgagctgagctcatccataccgctaagatggttaaagagaaagaatatgaaaatgatctgctaggagataactcaggagaaaagtttaaTTGCATATGcatcagtggcccatatgcaattatttttctcttaagttttctcctattaTTATCacaccttgtaaaaaaaaatgctttttttaaacaaccagcatggaagaaaatactcaaaataattttgaaattaCTACTGTATTTTTCGCCCTATAAGGAGCGGagcggaatataagacacacccaggtttatagggcaaaaaccagggagaaaaaaatatactaaacctggtgcgtccatattccaggagcgtcttgtacatgtgttCTCTCCcagatggtgtcctcctgtgtatcccatgtgccctactgtgtccccccatgtgtcctcctgtgccctccatgtctccccatgtgtcctcctgtgccctccatgtctccccatgtgtcctcctgtgccctccatgtctccccatgtgtcctcctgtgccctccatatctccccatgtgtcctcctgtgccctccatgtctccccatgtgtcctcctgtgccctccatgtctccccatgtgtcctcctgtgccctccatgtctccccatgtgtcctccatgtctccccatgtgtcctcctgtgccctccatgtctccccatgtgtcctcctgtgccctactgtgtccccccatgtgtcctcctgtgtccccccatgtgtcctcctgtgccctccgtgtctccccatgtgtcctcctgtgccctccatgtctccccatgtgtccttctgtgccctccgtgtctccccatgtgtcctcctgtgccctccaTGTCTCCCCATTTATTCCCTATGTGTCTTCCTGTTTCTCCCATGGGTCCTCCTGTatccctatgtgtcctcctgtgcaccCCATGTATCACCTGTGTGTCTTCCCGTGTCACCCATGGGccatcctgtgtccccatgtgttgtCCTGCGCTCCCATGTctctccatgtgtcctcatgtatcctctgtgtctcccatgtgttgTCCTGCGCCCCCCATGTGTTGTCCTGTTCCCCCCCATGCCTCCCTAGGTGTCCTCACATATCCCTtatgtgtctcctcctgtgttcCCTTCTCTGCAGTCCttcctctttccctcccccatGTGACTCCTGCCCCCTGTAGTGTTAATAGCAACTCACCTTCTCCATGCTCCTGTGTTGATTAAAGATAAcatcgctccccccccccgctaTCCACGTCCTCCCCCTTGCATCTTCGCCCCCTCCCCCCGGTTCTATAGCAGCGGCAAGTGGCTGGCAGGTTACCTTCCTAACTCTCCAACGATGATTAAAGACctcagcgctccccccccccgctagcttgcgctccctcccccttgtgtatCTGGCCCCCCAAGGTGTTGGAGTCTGGAAGGTAAGTTGCCACTTGCCGCTGCTACagcaccgggggaggggggggggcagagacgcAAGGGGGAGGGAGTGGAGGCTAGGGGGGCGCGCTGTCATCTTTAATCTATTGCCGCAATTAATACAAGGGGAGAGCAGGAATCAcaagtgggagggagggagcaggcacacaaaggcagggaatccccgacatggcggcgGTTCCAATCGGTGGGTGTTcctaagttggggattccctgcctttgccatacaagatgcagggactttttctccccatttttgggggagaaaaagtgcgtcttatacagcgaaaaatacggtacttcatctaatttttgatactttttcagttgcaaagggctgaaaagttattttaaaaagaagttgaaaattatctcccaggagaaaactcaggaggaaaagttaattgcatatgggccattgtgtcttactgcttatcacctgTATTGTGTTTTCTGTCACCCCTTTTGTAAATGTCTATAATAACCTTATtaattgtccagcgctgtgtaatatgttggcactatataaatccaataaatactaATGTGTGCAAAGAAGTGGAAAACCTgcttttaaaggaaacttgagctAAAATGaagacaagcatttatacttacctggggtttcctccagccccctgtaggccatgTTTTATCTCCCCATCCTCCCGGGCCACTCCATTGTCCCACAGTCAGCTCCACTCAATTCCCCAGTCATGCTCAGTTGCGTTCCCGGCCGCGCGCGCCCCATGATTGAGCTCTCGTGGAACTTCCCCTACAATCTGGTTCTGGCTTGCCAAAATGAAAAGCCAAAATTTGGGTAAAATTCACCTTTGAATCCAAACAGCAACACTACTTGCCAACAGATTCTGGAACTGTATGTGGTTTCTAGAATTATATCTCTTGATAGTTTTATATCAAATTACTTTACACTGAGGGGAAAATGGGAGATTAATTTCCCAAATTAAAAGAGGGTGTGTGTTATCCCAAGAGATTCAACAGACTTCCtatggagacaggaaaaagcacagagacaccaggagccccttatgatGTAGTATGTCAAGTGCTAAACACGTAGTCTTAAAGAGCAAAAGAATACTCAGCGTGGGTTGCACAaccggaagcagtagatttgggcgcatgagacaagtggacaaaaagggcgccccattcacttccattataaatatcgtttaatgggcgctgaacggggaaaataaggcgccggagatttttaaggatttataacggcgcccggagatttttaaggatttataactatgtttgtgatgatttaagtttacaaaatgagcccgtgacgaataacgttcatgaagataataaatcactatttctaaaacatttctaacacattattatccacccaaaaaaataatttacattttttttctttacattttttatttattaatgtctgtaaaacattattatccatagggggttttaggtttaggcaccaacaggggggtcttaggtttaggcaccaactggggggtcttaggtttaggcaccaacaggggggtcttaggtttaggcaccaacaggggggtcttaggtttaggcaccaacaggggggtcttaggtttaggcaccaacaggggggtcttaggtttaggcaccaacaggggggacttaggtttaggcaccaacaggggggtcttaggtttaggcaccaacaggggggtcttaggtttaggcaccaacaggggggtcttaggtttaggcaccaacaggggggtcttaggtttaggcaccaacaggggggtcttaggtttaggcaccaacagggggtctaggggttagggataggtacagggagggtttttaataaacgaaaatataagtttcactttacaaacagggaagattaacgttttaagaattgccgatctcatacacattatttagtgatttataaattcttaaaacactatttataaacgaaattctacacaataatttctataaacgatatttccatttatcgtttataccacgcgcccttttttcccgacgcccttttcgtacgtacgctgcacaaccagcaaccacagtatgaaggcaggtgaggaaatcCCGTCCTCACTCGGGTTCTTTAGACATCAGATATGTGGGTCGTGCTCCAGAAAAAGCAATAGTTCAGAATTTGAAAGCTAGACTAAACCCCCAAAGCAGCTGGGGGCTGTTACATAACAACTGGGAGGGAGAATGCGCCCCAAAAATAGGTGAATGAACGTTGGTGTACACACCGCTCTACCCACCAAtcgctgtactgtgcaggatcAGGTCAGCAAGGCCCACAGTATATGTCAAGGAGGAGGTCCGCACCAGTTCAGGATTCTAGATGTATgtctttattcaggacgtatccaataTAAAATAGACACATGCATCAaattgctgacatgtttcgagctctctcagctcttaatcatagctggtTTAAAAAATGGCAACACCCCCTATAAATAGGAGGGAGTCATGAATCCGCCTTCCAAAATCCCTCCCCCAaatggaggtggggggagggatttTGGAAGGCGGATTCATGACTCCCTCCTATTTATAGGGGGTGTTGCCATTTTTTAAaccagctatgattaagagctgagagagctcgaaacatgtcagcaattTGATGCATGTGTCTATTTTAtattggatacgtcctgaataaagacATACATCTAGAATCCTGAACTGGTGCGGACCTCCTCCTTGCCAAAAATAGGTGGTAGTGTATGAACGGTATATCTATGGTATGTgactaaaaatagaaaaaaatataaataataaaaatggcttacctcaaatgaagGGGCAAAGCCAATTTCAAACAAAAGGTTTATTAATTCATCAGACAGTCACTATCAAtgataacgcgtttcgcggaacacagtccacttcctcagatcaaatacaaagcagtgtcTTTATACTGTAGACAGAAAGTTCGGAgcgcctaaaaaaaattcctgaaaTTGGGTGGTGGAACCAGATAATCCCAAGTGGGTAGACCAAGGAAGAAAATATCATTTTTGGATGACTGCCCTAATGTTATGCTGCCACCCCAACCTCCCACCTAAACATTTATGTCACCCTCTGTATATACAGATAATGATTATAAATTTGAATATCCTATGTAGTATGGCAAAGTTGTGAATGTGTCAGTTTTTCAAGTCTCAATAAACTCATACGTTTCCAGTGATAAACCTCCAGTGAAATCCTTCTAATGTACATTTCCAGCTACTCAGGAAGTAAAAGAAGTTGAAGCACCTGCCGGTTAATTTGCTGTCTGTGGGTCAATTAACAGGCAGCTAGAGGCGTTGATCGGCTATGTCTATCCCTTGAttagtgggaatttgcatgttagGAGAATTGTTTTGAAGTTTACTACAGATcttagcttaaagtggacctgaactcttgcacagtatagaaggaaaacacagagaaatgcaccctgtatgtatttagatagtttagcctgtctaattcccacaaGTTGTCATtttatccctcagctgtgtcagctgactgccatggcagataagctcatttgaaagcacaggatgttaacaatatgtctgcttccatgaaagcaggaagtagacacactgcagatttattgcaggatttgtatcagctgtaacaaagaaatgttttctgtaaaggttattgtgttgttgcgtatcttttagagcagagaggaagttctgagttcgggtCTGCTTTAGAATCTTATAGAGGGGAGGAGTCCATTATTGAACGCATTTCCTCTTCCATTGTTTCAGTAAACTTTCCTTTATCTCCTTTATCCGGAGTCCGTAGATAACTGGGTTGAGGAACCCCGTGAAAAATAGGTGGACTGCATTGCCCAAGTTCTGAATGTCATAAGAAATGGCCGTTCCAGATCGGTACAGTATTGAAGAGACAATTCCAAAAAAGTAGGCCAGAATCACCACTGACAGATGTGTGCTACAGGTGTGCAGAGCCTTGTGTCTAGTCCCACCCGATGTAATCTTCATGGCGCTGTACAAGACTCTCAGGTAAGAGACGGAGATGATGGAAATGTCGAAGATAGTCAACGTTGTTCGGATCAGAAGCCCCACGCTGTACACCCTGGAGATGTCCCCACAAGCCAGGTTAATCAGCATTATGCTCTCACAATGGAAGTGTAGAATAATGTTGGACTTACAGAACTGCAACTGGGAGATCATTATGACAATCACACAGGTGACCACGCAGTTCCGCATGAATCCAGCAATGGAAAGAAGGACCGGTAGATGCTTGCTCATGATTTCATGGTAGTAGAGAGGTTTGCAGATGGCCACATACCTATCAAATGCCATCATCAGCATGATAACGGACTCTGTAACGATATTGAAGGAGATAATAAACAGCTGTATCAAACAGGCGTTCAAGGATATCTTGTCAAGCCCAACGAAAGACGCCAACATCTTGGGTATGATGACCGTATCATTGATGACACTGACCATTAGGAGGCTGAGGATGAGGATGTGCATGGGGGAATGAAGGCTTCGTTCCTTCCAGATCTGATAGATGATTGGACAGTTGCACATTAGGACCACCAGGTAGATGACTAGAAATGGAAGGATCAGAAGACTTCTGTGTTTCAAGACTCCTGGAAAACCCAGCAAGATAAACTCGGAGTAGGAGATGTTTGAGGTCTGATTTCTGAAGGACGCTTCCATGATGGGTTAGGACAACCCAAACTTCTTCTCTGGATGTGGAAAAAATTAAGTTTCTTACACAGTGATCAGAACTGAAACCTGATAGAACAGAATATATAATGATTGTAAAGCAACACAACTACGCGGTGTCTGAACGTTGTCTGGAGGGCCCAGAAAGGCTGCACAATGTTGGGTCTACATGAAACAGAGCACTTTAACTCTCAGACTTAAATTTCTGTCCTTCCCCTCCTGCTGACTGTAAATAGGATAATATTCCCCAGATGTCAATGTCATTAGCAGAGGCATAACTAGATATAAATGTCCCCCCTGCAAACAttttggtccccccccccccaccaccactaccactgGACTCTGGCACCAGAAGCATCCCCCGTTCCATAATAGCAATTGCAGAGTGGGCTGCAACAGAAGAGAATATTACCTGTTCCTCCACCGGACCTCTCAGCTCCTCTCCCCTCACCTGATGAGCGCTAGCGTCCCTCCAGCTACCAATGTCACGTGACGCACACTAGCAGCCTGTAGAGGGATGCTAATGGTATGCTTACCGCGTGAGTGAAGAGGAGATGAGCGTCCCTGCCACCCGGCGGAGGAACAGGTATTATTTGCTTCTGCTGCAGCCCACTCTGTAATTGCCATTATGGAATGTGGAGGGGGAGTGGGGAGGCACATAGGGATAGAGAAGCCCATCCGCATGCCAACATGGACAGACCCCTGTGAGCTCTCGGGCCCCCCCACCCCTACAGGGGCTGCGGGAGCTATAGTTACGCCATTGGTCATTAGCTTATGAACAGCAGTGAGGCATTACAGGGCTCCGGAGGCGTCAATAGGGTTGGTGTCACCTTGAAACTCATGTTATCACCTCTCTTTTACCCCATGAACCCCCAACCTCACCAGGCTAAACAAAACCAATTGTTATCCTCGCCACACTTTGCTATAGGGGATGTGGATGGGAATTCTGGCCATGCCTACTATGGTGATGAGGGAGCAGTACCACACATAC from Hyperolius riggenbachi isolate aHypRig1 chromosome 2, aHypRig1.pri, whole genome shotgun sequence encodes the following:
- the LOC137544602 gene encoding olfactory receptor 52K1-like, yielding MEASFRNQTSNISYSEFILLGFPGVLKHRSLLILPFLVIYLVVLMCNCPIIYQIWKERSLHSPMHILILSLLMVSVINDTVIIPKMLASFVGLDKISLNACLIQLFIISFNIVTESVIMLMMAFDRYVAICKPLYYHEIMSKHLPVLLSIAGFMRNCVVTCVIVIMISQLQFCKSNIILHFHCESIMLINLACGDISRVYSVGLLIRTTLTIFDISIISVSYLRVLYSAMKITSGGTRHKALHTCSTHLSVVILAYFFGIVSSILYRSGTAISYDIQNLGNAVHLFFTGFLNPVIYGLRIKEIKESLLKQWKRKCVQ